TGGATGAGCCGTGCCGCCCATGCCCTGAGTCGGCGTAGTGGTTGCGTGAATCTCGCTCGCTTGGGCGGGTACTATCCGCTCAAATATTACAAATCCTGTGACTTCCTTGTCGGTAACACGCCCAGTGTGATTGAACATTTGAATGGCTTGGGCTGGCCGGTTGAGCGCATGCGCCTGATTAGCAATTTCGGGGAACTTCCGGATGCTCTGGGGGATGTCTCCGACTGTCGGGTGGAGTTTGGTTTGACGGAGGAGGATCAGGTTTTGCTCACTCTAGGGCGTCTGCATGTGAATAAGGCACAGGATGTACTTATCCGCGCTTTGCCGGAGATTCCCTCTGCGCATCTGCTGATTGCCGGGGAAGGTGGGTTGCGAGAGGAATTGGAAGCCCTCGCGCTGAGCCTGGAGGTCGCGGAACGGGTGCATTTTCTTGGCTGGCGGCGGGATACGGCGGCTCTGTTTAAGACGGCCGATCTCTGTGTCTTCCCCTCGCGGCAGGAACCATTGGGGAATGTTGTGCTTGAGGCTTGGGCGTATGGCGTCCCAATTGTTGCTGCGGCAAGTGAAGGGCCGGCATGGCTCATCGAAGACGGGAAGAATGGACTGCTTTTCCCTATTGACGATGTCAAAGCATGCGCAGAGGCCACACAGAGAATGCTTCAGGATACGTGCCTTCAGGCGAACTGTGTAGGCGAAGGTCGTTCTAAGCTGGAGTCCGGCTTTACCAAACCGGTGATCGTGCAGCGGTTTCTGGAACTGTTTGAGGAATTGTCCGAAGACTAGTCTGCTTTGCCCTGGTCTTCGTAGTATTGATTGGCCAGTCGGAGGTCTTCCGGAGTATCGACAGCGATCCCGCTTTCGGTCACTTCGACCATTTGCACCGCGTTGCCGTATTCCACGAAACGAAGCATTTCCACGGACTCCACTTGCTCCAGGGGGCCTTGTGCTCGGGATGTAAAGGCTTCCAGTGCATCGCGACGGAATGCGTACAGTCCTAGTTGGCGAAGGTAGACGGGTTCTTTCCGTAAAGGGTAGGGGATCGGCGCACGGGAATAGGCAAGTGCCAAGCCGGTCACTGATAACACGACTTTCACGACATTCGGGCTCGCGACCGCGGCCGGATCTTCAATTCGGCTATAGCCGTTTGTTGCGAAGACCGTTGAGTCGGCTTGCTTGAGCGCACGTGCGACCTTGTTAATCGACTCCGGGTCGATGAACGGTTCGTCGCCTTGTATGTTCACGACTGCCTCAGCATCTAGAATACGTGCACATTCGGCCACGCGGTCTGTGCCGGTCTGATGTGCTTTGCCGGTCATCAAGACCTTGATGTCCAGTTGTTTGCATGTGGCTTCGATGCGGAAGTCATCGGTTGCGATATAAACGTCCTCCAATTCGCTGGCTTGCTGCGCTTGTTGGTAGACATGCCACATCATCGGCTTGTCACCAATGTCTGCCAAAGGCTTTCCGGGAAAACGCGTGGATTGGTAACGGCAGGGAATGATTCCGATCATCTTGCGGAGTTTCACCTAATTTCGAGCCTTGGCAATGTCGTTTATCTTATCAGGTATTTCCGAAACTTGATGGGCCACGCGCGTATTGCCTTCCGGGTTGACGCAGTAGCCCCAATCGGCATGCAGGTAATCGATACCCGCCCTTTGTGCGGCTTCGTAATCGGTGTCCATGTCGCCGATGTAGATGGTGTCCGCCGGGTCTTCCTGGCTCTCCGCCATCGCCAGAAGCAAATAGTCAGGGGCCGGTTTGCCTCGGTAGCGTTTATCAGGGGTCTGCACTGTGATGAAGTCGACCTGAAGTCGGCTTAGGACGACTTGCGTACGCGTCCCGTCCTTCGAAGTAACCAGTCCCAGCTTGCATCCTTGGCTGTGCAAGGCCTGCAGCATCCGGTTCACTCCCGGGAAGAGGCGTGCACGGTTCATCGCCTCCAGCGAGGCGACCCGATAGATGCGCTCGATCTCCTTGTAGTCACCTTCCACGCCGATAATCTTCAGGATATCCCCAAACGGCCGCCCGATATTGCGAAAGTAGTCCGCGAAGGGAACAGTTACGCCGGTCGCTTGCTGAACCGTCTCCCAAGCTACCTCCATGTTCGCTTTCGAGTCCAACAACACGCCATCCATGTCAAAGAGGACGAGCTTTTTAGTCATCCCCAAGCAATAGAATGACAGCTCATCCAATAGCCAGACTTAAATTTAAAGGGACAGGCAGAATGAACTGTACAATCTGATTGTCATGTTGCATGTTTGAGTGATGCGGATGCGTCGATTGAAGGTGAGTGGAAGTGATGCGGTGTATCACTGTATGACGCGCACGGTGAACGGGGAGGCCTTGTTCGGTGACAGTGAGAAGGAGGTGCTTCGTAAGATGCTGCACCAGGTGTCGGACTTTTGCGGGGTACAGGTGCTGACTTACTGCATCATGGGCAATCACTTCCATGTGCTGCTGCGAGTGCCGGACCGGCAGTCGGTGGGGGATGCGGAGCTGATGCGGCGCTACCGTGTGCTGTACCCGC
The nucleotide sequence above comes from Coraliomargarita parva. Encoded proteins:
- a CDS encoding glycosyltransferase, which translates into the protein MPMTNVSPNLRLLQVMLAPGDGGAETFFEKLAIAFQESGVNQLLVICRHPQRRARLEAAGCEVIEIPAKGWRKWLARHAVSRIAEGFKPTVQLAWMSRAAHALSRRSGCVNLARLGGYYPLKYYKSCDFLVGNTPSVIEHLNGLGWPVERMRLISNFGELPDALGDVSDCRVEFGLTEEDQVLLTLGRLHVNKAQDVLIRALPEIPSAHLLIAGEGGLREELEALALSLEVAERVHFLGWRRDTAALFKTADLCVFPSRQEPLGNVVLEAWAYGVPIVAAASEGPAWLIEDGKNGLLFPIDDVKACAEATQRMLQDTCLQANCVGEGRSKLESGFTKPVIVQRFLELFEELSED
- the kdsB gene encoding 3-deoxy-manno-octulosonate cytidylyltransferase; this translates as MKLRKMIGIIPCRYQSTRFPGKPLADIGDKPMMWHVYQQAQQASELEDVYIATDDFRIEATCKQLDIKVLMTGKAHQTGTDRVAECARILDAEAVVNIQGDEPFIDPESINKVARALKQADSTVFATNGYSRIEDPAAVASPNVVKVVLSVTGLALAYSRAPIPYPLRKEPVYLRQLGLYAFRRDALEAFTSRAQGPLEQVESVEMLRFVEYGNAVQMVEVTESGIAVDTPEDLRLANQYYEDQGKAD
- a CDS encoding HAD family hydrolase, with the protein product MTKKLVLFDMDGVLLDSKANMEVAWETVQQATGVTVPFADYFRNIGRPFGDILKIIGVEGDYKEIERIYRVASLEAMNRARLFPGVNRMLQALHSQGCKLGLVTSKDGTRTQVVLSRLQVDFITVQTPDKRYRGKPAPDYLLLAMAESQEDPADTIYIGDMDTDYEAAQRAGIDYLHADWGYCVNPEGNTRVAHQVSEIPDKINDIAKARN
- a CDS encoding transposase, whose amino-acid sequence is MRRLKVSGSDAVYHCMTRTVNGEALFGDSEKEVLRKMLHQVSDFCGVQVLTYCIMGNHFHVLLRVPDRQSVGDAELMRRYRVLYP